A genomic window from Solanum dulcamara chromosome 11, daSolDulc1.2, whole genome shotgun sequence includes:
- the LOC129873831 gene encoding cyclic dof factor 4-like, which translates to MAEIQENRISQGIKLFGATIQVQEKQAKNTHQPTNKVVDDDDHDDNDQEKRPDKIIPCPRCKSMETKFCYFNNYNVNQPRHFCKGCQRYWTAGGALRNVPVGAGRRKAKPPCGPGRDGDLTGLSDGCNFFDVANQLDFDGVVAAHEDQWHLFPAAKRRRSTSDSQSC; encoded by the coding sequence ATGGCTGAAATTCAAGAAAATCGCATCTCACAAGGCATCAAATTGTTTGGTGCAACAATACAAGTTCAAGAAAAACAAGCCAAAAATACTCATCAACCAACAAACAaagttgttgatgatgatgatcatGATGATAATGATCAAGAAAAAAGGCCAGACAAGATCATCCCTTGCCCTAGATGCAAAAGCATGGAAACCAAATTTTGTTACTTCAACAACTACAATGTTAACCAACCAAGACACTTCTGCAAAGGTTGTCAGAGATACTGGACGGCTGGTGGGGCCCTACGGAACGTGCCCGTAGGAGCTGGCCGTCGCAAAGCCAAGCCACCATGCGGGCCGGGCCGCGATGGCGACTTGACCGGATTATCAGATGGTTGTAATTTCTTTGATGTGGCTAACCAGCTTGACTTTGATGGAGTGGTGGCGGCTCATGAAGATCAATGGCATCTTTTTCCGGCGGCCAAGAGGAGGAGGAGCACCTCCGATAGCCAATCTTGTTGA